One region of Chloroflexota bacterium genomic DNA includes:
- a CDS encoding DinB family protein: MTEQGATTGAGGSTGHASDPHHASAPQAEDVRVAARVCETALLPLSEADWSQPATGLEWTCRWTLEHVTIALDKYSRWLATPTGDPTPPDQLRDPNLSIAQLLALLRLRAGVLDVVVRAAEPTARGFRIWGRPDPEGYVAIACTEIFLHTDDIARSLGATFGPPPGVCQRAVRRLFPWAPTNVEPWAALRWATGRLELPGHDRVGADWAWQGGPLSEWDGTVKTRASYAT, translated from the coding sequence GTGACAGAGCAGGGAGCGACGACCGGGGCCGGAGGATCGACGGGCCATGCGAGTGATCCGCACCATGCCAGCGCCCCGCAGGCGGAGGATGTGCGCGTGGCGGCCCGCGTCTGCGAGACCGCGTTGCTGCCCCTGAGCGAGGCTGACTGGTCGCAGCCGGCCACCGGCCTGGAGTGGACCTGCCGCTGGACCCTCGAACATGTGACCATCGCGCTCGACAAATACAGCCGCTGGCTTGCCACACCGACCGGCGACCCGACCCCGCCCGATCAGCTCCGCGACCCGAACCTGAGCATCGCGCAGTTGCTGGCGCTGCTGCGGCTGCGCGCGGGCGTGCTCGACGTCGTGGTGCGGGCCGCCGAGCCGACAGCGCGCGGCTTCCGGATCTGGGGGCGGCCCGACCCCGAGGGCTACGTGGCCATCGCCTGCACCGAGATCTTCCTGCACACCGACGACATCGCGCGCAGCCTGGGCGCGACGTTCGGGCCGCCCCCAGGCGTATGCCAGCGGGCCGTCAGGCGACTCTTCCCCTGGGCGCCCACGAACGTCGAGCCGTGGGCGGCACTCCGCTGGGCGACCGGCCGCCTGGAGCTGCCCGGGCATGACCGCGTCGGCGCGGATTGGGCCTGGCAGGGCGGCCCGCTCTCGGAGTGGGACGGCACAGTCAAGACCCGCGCCAGCTACGCCACCTGA